TGGCGCATCCGTGCGACGAGCTCCCGCATCTCGATCGCGAACCCCTCGCGCGCCGCCCGGGGCGCGCGCCGCGCGGGGGCCGCGACGACCGCCCCCTCGCGCTCGCGCAGCTGGACGAACCCCTCGTCCTCGAGCAGCCGGTATCCGCGGGCCACGGTGTTGAGGTTCACGCCGAGGTCCGAGGCGAGCGAGCGCACGGGGGGGAGGCCGGCGCCCGGCTCGAGCAGCCCCGAGGCGATCGCCTCCCGCACCTGCCGCGCGATCTGGACGTAGACGGGCTCCTCCCCGTCCCGGTCCACGCGAAGCACGAACGCGCCCATGCCGCGATTGTATACCAAAAGATATACAGCCGCCGCCGCGCGGCGTCGGAATCCTTGCCTGCCGACCCCCGCGCGCGTGTAGCATT
This is a stretch of genomic DNA from Candidatus Polarisedimenticolaceae bacterium. It encodes these proteins:
- a CDS encoding GntR family transcriptional regulator, which gives rise to MGAFVLRVDRDGEEPVYVQIARQVREAIASGLLEPGAGLPPVRSLASDLGVNLNTVARGYRLLEDEGFVQLREREGAVVAAPARRAPRAAREGFAIEMRELVARMRQAGFSTEEIESALRRALEAGGSGSGGS